Proteins encoded together in one Ictidomys tridecemlineatus isolate mIctTri1 chromosome 3, mIctTri1.hap1, whole genome shotgun sequence window:
- the LOC101959776 gene encoding ATP-sensitive inward rectifier potassium channel 12 isoform X1, translating into MTRWTSLQASRPHKPAPCDLAAPRRRLSAPTLAASPWRVRESGAESSLQNSPGAPHPCRVPSSWPRQKERLPVWPQASAPQTQGALPPGGSRGAGQGPPNPGMTAASRANPYSIVSSEEDGLHLVTMSGANGFGNGKVHTRRRCRNRFVKKNGQCNIEFANMDEKSQRYLADMFTTCVDIRWRYMLLIFSLAFLASWLLFGVIFWVIAVAHGDLEPAEGRGRTPCVLQVHGFMAAFLFSIETQTTIGYGLRCVTEECPVAVFMVVAQSIVGCIIDSFMIGAIMAKMARPKKRAQTLLFSHNAVVALRDGKLCLMWRVGNLRKSHIVEAHVRAQLIKPRVTEEGEYIPLDQIDIDVGFDKGLDRIFLVSPITILHEIDEASPLFGISRQDLETDDFEIVVILEGMVEATAMTTQARSSYLANEILWGHRFEPVLFEEKNQYKIDYSHFHKTYEVPSTPRCSAKELVENKFLLPSANSFCYENELAFLSRDEEDEADGDQDGRSRDGLSPQPRHDFDRLQPGGGGALEQRPYRRESEI; encoded by the exons ATGACTCGATGGACATCCCTCCAGGCCTCCAGGCCACACAAACCTGCCCCCTGTGATCTGGCGGCCCCCCGCCGGCGTCTGAGTGCCCCGACCCTGGCCGCCTCCCCCTGGAGGGTCCGGGAATCTGGGGCTGAATCATCTCTCCAGAACAGCCCCGGGGCTCCCCACCCCTGCCGAGtcccctcctcctggcccagGCAGAAGGAGCGGCTACCAGTGTGGCCTCAGGCCTCAGCTCCGCAGACCCAGG GAGCCCTCCCACCTGGAGGCAGCCGGGGGGCGGGTCAGGGCCCCCCGAACCCCGGGATGACCGCGGCCAGCCGGGCCAACCCCTACAGCATCGTGTCGTCGGAGGAGGACGGTCTGCACCTGGTCACCATGTCGGGCGCCAACGGCTTCGGCAACGGCAAGGTCCACACGCGGCGCCGGTGCCGCAACCGCTTTGTCAAGAAGAACGGCCAGTGCAACATCGAGTTCGCCAACATGGACGAGAAGTCACAGCGCTACCTGGCGGACATGTTCACCACCTGCGTGGACATCCGCTGGCGCTACATGCTGCTCATCTTCTCGCTGGCCTTCCTGGCTTCCTGGCTGCTCTTTGGCGTCATCTTCTGGGTCATCGCCGTGGCCCACGGCGACCTGGAGCCGGCCGAGGGCCGGGGCCGCACCCCGTGCGTGCTGCAGGTGCACGGCTTCATGGCGGCCTTCCTCTTCTCCATCGAGACGCAGACCACCATCGGCTACGGGCTGCGCTGTGTGACCGAGGAGTGCCCCGTGGCCGTCTTCATGGTGGTGGCCCAGTCCATCGTGGGCTGCATCATCGACTCCTTCATGATCGGTGCCATCATGGCCAAGATGGCGCGTCCCAAGAAGCGGGCGCAGACGCTGCTGTTCAGCCACAATGCCGTGGTGGCCCTGCGCGACGGCAAGCTCTGCCTCATGTGGCGGGTGGGCAACCTCCGCAAGAGTCACATCGTGGAGGCCCACGTGCGGGCGCAGCTCATCAAGCCCCGGGTCACGGAGGAGGGTGAGTACATCCCGCTGGATCAGATCGACATCGATGTGGGCTTTGACAAGGGCCTGGACCGCATCTTCCTGGTGTCGCCCATCACCATCCTGCACGAGATCGACGAGGCCAGCCCGCTGTTCGGCATCAGCCGACAGGACCTGGAGACGGACGACTTTGAGATCGTGGTCATTCTGGAGGGCATGGTGGAGGCCACCGCCATGACCACGCAGGCCCGCAGCTCCTACCTGGCCAACGAGATCCTGTGGGGCCACCGCTTTGAGCCAGTGCTCTTTGAGGAGAAGAATCAGTATAAGATTGACTACTCCCACTTCCATAAGACCTACGAGGTGCCCTCCACGCCCCGCTGCAGTGCCAAGGAACTGGTGGAGAACAAGTTCCTCTTGCCCAGCGCCAACTCCTTCTGCTATGAGAATGAGCTGGCCTTCCTGAGCCGGGACGAGGAGGACGAGGCCGACGGAGACCAGGACGGCCGCAGTCGAGATGGCCTGAGCCCCCAGCCCCGGCATGACTTTGACAGGCTCCAGCCCGGCGGCGGCGGTGCCCTTGAACAGCGGCCCTACAGGAGGGAGTCAGAGATATGA
- the LOC101959776 gene encoding ATP-sensitive inward rectifier potassium channel 12 isoform X2 produces the protein MTAASRANPYSIVSSEEDGLHLVTMSGANGFGNGKVHTRRRCRNRFVKKNGQCNIEFANMDEKSQRYLADMFTTCVDIRWRYMLLIFSLAFLASWLLFGVIFWVIAVAHGDLEPAEGRGRTPCVLQVHGFMAAFLFSIETQTTIGYGLRCVTEECPVAVFMVVAQSIVGCIIDSFMIGAIMAKMARPKKRAQTLLFSHNAVVALRDGKLCLMWRVGNLRKSHIVEAHVRAQLIKPRVTEEGEYIPLDQIDIDVGFDKGLDRIFLVSPITILHEIDEASPLFGISRQDLETDDFEIVVILEGMVEATAMTTQARSSYLANEILWGHRFEPVLFEEKNQYKIDYSHFHKTYEVPSTPRCSAKELVENKFLLPSANSFCYENELAFLSRDEEDEADGDQDGRSRDGLSPQPRHDFDRLQPGGGGALEQRPYRRESEI, from the coding sequence ATGACCGCGGCCAGCCGGGCCAACCCCTACAGCATCGTGTCGTCGGAGGAGGACGGTCTGCACCTGGTCACCATGTCGGGCGCCAACGGCTTCGGCAACGGCAAGGTCCACACGCGGCGCCGGTGCCGCAACCGCTTTGTCAAGAAGAACGGCCAGTGCAACATCGAGTTCGCCAACATGGACGAGAAGTCACAGCGCTACCTGGCGGACATGTTCACCACCTGCGTGGACATCCGCTGGCGCTACATGCTGCTCATCTTCTCGCTGGCCTTCCTGGCTTCCTGGCTGCTCTTTGGCGTCATCTTCTGGGTCATCGCCGTGGCCCACGGCGACCTGGAGCCGGCCGAGGGCCGGGGCCGCACCCCGTGCGTGCTGCAGGTGCACGGCTTCATGGCGGCCTTCCTCTTCTCCATCGAGACGCAGACCACCATCGGCTACGGGCTGCGCTGTGTGACCGAGGAGTGCCCCGTGGCCGTCTTCATGGTGGTGGCCCAGTCCATCGTGGGCTGCATCATCGACTCCTTCATGATCGGTGCCATCATGGCCAAGATGGCGCGTCCCAAGAAGCGGGCGCAGACGCTGCTGTTCAGCCACAATGCCGTGGTGGCCCTGCGCGACGGCAAGCTCTGCCTCATGTGGCGGGTGGGCAACCTCCGCAAGAGTCACATCGTGGAGGCCCACGTGCGGGCGCAGCTCATCAAGCCCCGGGTCACGGAGGAGGGTGAGTACATCCCGCTGGATCAGATCGACATCGATGTGGGCTTTGACAAGGGCCTGGACCGCATCTTCCTGGTGTCGCCCATCACCATCCTGCACGAGATCGACGAGGCCAGCCCGCTGTTCGGCATCAGCCGACAGGACCTGGAGACGGACGACTTTGAGATCGTGGTCATTCTGGAGGGCATGGTGGAGGCCACCGCCATGACCACGCAGGCCCGCAGCTCCTACCTGGCCAACGAGATCCTGTGGGGCCACCGCTTTGAGCCAGTGCTCTTTGAGGAGAAGAATCAGTATAAGATTGACTACTCCCACTTCCATAAGACCTACGAGGTGCCCTCCACGCCCCGCTGCAGTGCCAAGGAACTGGTGGAGAACAAGTTCCTCTTGCCCAGCGCCAACTCCTTCTGCTATGAGAATGAGCTGGCCTTCCTGAGCCGGGACGAGGAGGACGAGGCCGACGGAGACCAGGACGGCCGCAGTCGAGATGGCCTGAGCCCCCAGCCCCGGCATGACTTTGACAGGCTCCAGCCCGGCGGCGGCGGTGCCCTTGAACAGCGGCCCTACAGGAGGGAGTCAGAGATATGA